The segment TTTACAAAAATGATAAAATTGAATTTTAACTCATCCTATAGATTAGAGCACTACCGCCAAAGCAAATGCGAACATTTCCTTCGAGAAAGAACGATGTCATTACCCTCGGCCCGAAGGGAGTCTCCGAAGTCTGTAAAATTGTCTCGGCAAGATGGTTCCTTCCCTATGCACACTGGTGGACGGAGGTCGGTCAGCCACCAAGCACGCAAGAAGTTGCCCTGACAGGAAGACTTTCGGAGGAGCTACGTGCTTGTAGCGCGTCAACTATAATGATTTCTTGGGCTATAGGTGATCGCTTCTCCCCATATCTAGATCGGATAAATGGAGAAGTAGTCACTGCCAGGGTCAATAACGATATATA is part of the Gammaproteobacteria bacterium genome and harbors:
- a CDS encoding hypothetical protein (Evidence 5 : Unknown function), producing MRTFPSRKNDVITLGPKGVSEVCKIVSARWFLPYAHWWTEVGQPPSTQEVALTGRLSEELRACSASTIMISWAIGDRFSPYLDRINGEVVTARVNNDI